The Rhineura floridana isolate rRhiFlo1 chromosome 8, rRhiFlo1.hap2, whole genome shotgun sequence genome includes a region encoding these proteins:
- the LOC133390799 gene encoding uncharacterized protein LOC133390799 produces MQATLEFSPSGQVKMSTPTTELPILLCPIQEAWRCYTSVCVVRERTSEEWELIQSVPGVWAENNPSSLAVRAEPVRITLKPQASPIQLKQYPIPSEAREPIQHHLNRLMELGVLTSITSAWNTPLLPVKKPGTEGDYRPVQDLRAVNESVISMTPIVPNPYTLLGRIPGGSTIYTVIDLKDAFFSIPLAAEAIPLFAFTWEDVQTGVTSQYSWTRLPQGFCHSPSIFSQQLNKDLISWQEENGPLLIYVDDILLPSPDFDTCWKYSKSLLQTLEALGYRASQKKAQICQLEVEYLGFIIQKDQRYLSPARTAAIRSLPRPETKKELRTLLGMAGYCRIWILDYATITKPLYSMLQERRPETAPLDWEPSHVTSLEKLNNALLNLPALGIPDTTRPFKLFVDDRRGVAVGMLTQALGSWERPVAYLSKKLDPVSQGWPGCLRSIAATSLLLTEALKLTFGQTIQVTASHSIRNLLEKQGPKWMTSSRLIKYTAQLCENPNVIVQDRATLNPATLMPVPEQEPVHDCEEIMTKVFSSRPDLKDQPLRKGRSLFCDGSSYLQQGTKVARYAVVEQGGHIVQHGKLPPGTSAHKAEIIALTEALREGAGQEVTIYTDNKNAFLTLQVHGALYKERGFLTSEGRPIAYAHEIRALLDAVWKPRKVAVVHCRAHKRQDGPVHQGNAQADKAAKSAALKAAPVARSFAHLYYVEVPTDVGSLVYTPEEKREAQDYSYRDVSGWKVLPDGCVWIPQNLAHPIVSKVHQQCHLGKIALETLLKKWYYIDHISKWCDIITKECLTCAQVNPRRGPNLTPGAILKGTRPFQVIQVDYSHMPAACGLKVLLVAVCIYTGWIEAKPATGETAAVVSKFIFEEIIPRYGLPIQINSDNGPAFVNTLVNSLSTALGLTWKLHCAWRPQSSGMVERANQTIKAHLTKLCIETKEKWPRLLPLALLHPRCTPQSSGYTPYELMYGRPPPLPTGVEVLEDHGQVRLQKQLQALNRIVGQLQQYTDPSPLQVTTNMHAFEPGDLVWVKVWDDKPLQPKWKGPFAVIMVTPTSLKVEGQTPWIHWTRVKPAANPEWEVVTNTPGALWMRIRKRATTGSRDAMGEASSGPATE; encoded by the coding sequence ATGCAAGCTACCCTGGAATTCAGCCCTTCGGGCCAGGTGAAAATGAGTACCCCCACCACAGAATTACCCATACTGTTATGTCCAATACAGGAGGCTTGGAGATGTTATACATCAGTGTGTGTCGTGAGGGAAAGGACGTCTGAAGAGTGGGAACTGATACAATCTGTACCTGGGGTGTGGGCTGAGAACAACCCGTCAAGTTTAGCAGTACGTGCAGAACCAGTCCGAATTACCCTGAAACCTCAAGCCAGCCCTATACAACTTAAGCAGTACCCAATTCCAAGTGAGGCCAGAGAACCAATTCAACATCACCTTAACAGGCTGATGGAGTTAGGGGTGCTGACAAGTATTACTTCTGCATGGAACACACCTTTGCTACCTGTTAAGAAGCCAGGGACAGAAGGCGATTATCGTCCAGTACAGGACTTGAGGGCAGTAAATGAATCCGTCATATCCATGACCCCTATAGTACCTAACCCCTACACTTTGTTGGGAAGAATACCTGGAGGGAGTACTATCTACACAGTAATTGATCTGAAAGACGCGTTCTTCAGCATACCGTTGGCTGCAGAAGCAATACCTTTGTTTGCCTTTACTTGGGAAGATGTCCAAACAGGAGTTACTAGCCAGTACTCTTGGACCCGGCTGCCCCAAGGGTTCTGCCACTCCCCATCTATTTTTAGCCAACAGTTGAATAAAGACTTGATCAGCTGGCAGGAGGAAAATGGGCCCTTGTTAATTTATGTGGATGATATTTTGCTCCCCAGTCCAGACTTTGAtacttgttggaaatattccaaatCTTTGTTGCAAACCTTGGAGGCCCTGGGTTACCGGGCAAGTCAGAAGAAGGCCCAGATCTGTCAGCTGGAAGTAGAATATTTAGGATTTATAATCCAGAAAGACCAAAGGTACCTTAGTCCGGCTCGTACTGCTGCAATACGTTCACTACCGAGACCTGAAACTAAGAAAGAGCTCCGTACATTGTTAGGAATGGCCGGGTATTGCAGGATATGGATTCTGGACTATGCCACCATTACAAAACCATTATATTCCATGTTACAAGAACGGAGGCCAGAAACTGCCCCTTTAGATTGGGAGCCCTCCCACGTTACGAGCTTGGAAAAACTGAACAATGCCCTGCTAAACCTACCAGCATTAGGGATACCCGATACGACAAGACCATTCAAACTATTTGTGGATGATAGAAGAGGAGTTGCGGTGGGAATGCTGACCCAAGCCTTGGGCTCCTGGGAACGCCCCGTGGCGTATCTAAGTAAGAAATTGGACCCCGTAAGCCAAGGCTGGCCAGGCTGCTTGAGGAGCATTGCGGCTACATCCTTGTTGTTAACTGAAGCATTGAAACTCACCTTCGGGCAAACCATTCAAGTGACTGCATCACACTCCATTCGAAATCTGCTGGAAAAACAAGGGCCAAAATGGATGACGAGTTCCCGTTTAATTAAATATACTGCCCAGTTGTGTGAAAATCCAAACGTGATTGTACAGGATAGGGCAACATTGAATCCAGCTACATTAATGCCAGTGCCAGAGCAAGAGCCAGTACACGATTGTGAAGAAATAATGACTAAAGTGTTCTCCAGTAGACCGGACCTAAAAGATCAGCCATTAAGGAAGGGACGATCCCTATTCTGCGACGGAAGTAGTTACTTACAACAAGGGACTAAAGTAGCAAGATACGCAGTAGTGGAACAAGGAGGACATATAGTCCAGCATGGCAAGCTGCCCCCAGGAACTTCGGCCCATAAAGCTGAAATTATAGCACTTACTGAAGCCCTACGGGAAGGAGCAGGACAGGAAGTGACAATCTATACAGATAATAAAAACGCTTTCCTCACCTTGCAAGTGCATGGAGCCCTGTATAAGGAAAGAGGATTCCTCACCTCTGAAGGAAGGCCTATAGCGTATGCACATGAAATCAGGGCACTCTTAGATGCAGTGTGGAAACCTAGGAAAGTGGCTGTGGTACATTGTAGGGCTCATAAAAGACAGGATGGTCCGGTCCATCAAGGAAATGCTCAGGCCGATAAAGCAGCTAAGTCTGCAGCTCTTAAAGCCGCCCCTGTTGCCAGAAGTTTTGCTCACCTGTATTATGTAGAAGTTCCCACGGATGTGGGAAGTCTTGTCTACACTCCAGAGGAAAAAAGAGAAGCTCAAGATTATAGTTACCGGGACGTGAGTGGATGGAAAGTCTTGCCTGACGGTTGTGTCTGGATACCTCAAAATTTGGCTCATCCTATAGTTTCCAAGGTTCACCAACAATGCCACCTGGGAAAGATAGCTCTGGAAACGTTGCTAAAGAAATGGTATTATATTGACCATATATCTAAATGGTGTGATATAATCACCAAAGAATGCCTTACCTGTGCACAAGTGAATCCTCGTCGCGGACCAAATCTGACCCCAGGAGCCATACTGAAGGGCACTAGGCCCTTTCAAGTGATTCAGGTTGACTACAGCCATATGCCAGCCGCTTGTGGACTAAAGGTATTGCTCGTTGCTGTTTGTATTTACACTGGATGGATAGAGGCTAAACCAGCAACAGGAGAGACAGCAGCTGTAGTGTCAAAATTTATTTTTGAAGAAATTATTCCTCGATATGGTCTACCAATACAAATCAATTCTGATAACGGACCAGCGTTTGTAAATACTCTAGTGAATAGTCTATCAACGGCATTAGGGTTGACTTGGAAGTTACACTGTGCATGGCGACCACAGAGTAGTGGAATGGTTGAGAGGGCAAATCAGACTATCAAGGCTCATCTCACTAAGTTATGCATAGAGACTAAAGAAAAATGGCCTCGGCTGTTACCATTAGCCTTATTACACCCCAGATGCACCCCACAAAGCTCAGGCTACACTCcgtatgaattaatgtatggcagacCACCACCTCTGCCAACTGGAGTTGAGGTATTGGAAGACCATGGACAAGTACGCCTTCAGAAACAACTGCAGGCTCTGAATAGGATTGTTGGACAATTACAACAGTATACTGATCCCAGTCCATTACAAGTTACAACTAACATGCACGCCTTTGAGCCAGGGGATTTAGTATGGGTCAAGGTATGGGATGATAAACCATTGCAGCCTAAGTGGAAAGGTCCATTTGCAGTAATAATGGTTACTCCCACGTCCTTGAAGGTTGAAGGGCAGACTCCATGGATTCACTGGACCAGAGTGAAACCAGCAGCGAATCCAGAATGGGAAGTAGTAACCAACACACCAGGGGCGTTGTGGATGAGGATCCGGAAGCGTGCCACTACTGGAAGCAGGGACGCGATGGGAGAAGCCTCCTCGGGACCGGCAACCGAGTGA